From Microtus ochrogaster isolate Prairie Vole_2 unplaced genomic scaffold, MicOch1.0 UNK9, whole genome shotgun sequence:
TGCTGCTCCTAGCGCCCAGCTCAGGTGCCTCACAAGATCCAaggaatccgatgccctcttctggcctccatgggcacctgcactcacacacatactagAAATGAAATAAGTgaggtgtggtgacacatacctttttttttttctttttaagtgcatgtgtgtgtattttgtgtgtatgtacatgtgccttgttttcatgtgtgccacatgcgtgcatgtgtccctggaggccagaagagggcatcgtatccctggaattggagttacaggcagtggagCTGTCGGATATGGACGCTGAGAGtccaacctgggtcttctgcaaaaactTTAAGtgtcaagccaggcggtggtggcccacgcatttaatccccgcactcaggaggcagagacaggtggatctctgtgagttcaaggccagcctggtctgcaagagctagttccaggacaggctccaaagttacagagaaaccttgtctcgaaaaaacaaaaaccctacaaGTGTGCTTcaccactgggccatttctccagcccccaacacacacctttaatccagcatgggggaggcaaaggcagaccggagttccaggccagccagggctccataaCCAGACCCTATCCcagataaatgaataaaggaatgAATCCTTAAAGAGGTGTTGGAAGGTCCAGGAAGATGCCCCAGCCAGGCAACAGGTGGTGTTTGGATAGTGTGTTTTGTCCttgttacttgtgtgtgtgtgagcatgagtgtgtgcttgctcattcgtatgtgcttgtgtgtgccatggcaagtgtggaagtcagaggaagtcTCTTCTCCTGTAGGTCCCAGGTGGTCAAGGCTTGCGCAGTTAGCACTTCCACCTGCCGAACCACCTGGCAGGCcctgctgggtttttgtttcgttttaatGAAATCTTCATTGCTTCTCTCCAAACAGACAGCCACAGACAGTTCTTCTAATTCctcacagaagagggagcagcATACAAGGACAGTCTCCTCCCCCACGTCATGTGAGCACCGGAGGATTTATACCCTTGACCCATACCCTGTGGACCATTACCACCCCGACCAGGTGAGCAGAGGACTTCATTCCCATGGAAACACAAGGACAGCTCCGCACTggccttttccctccttctcccccgcATTACCCACGGCCATGGTGGAAGTCCGGGTGGTAGCACCTTGCCTCACTCACCCTGTGTGTACAGCTCTGTCTGCTTTTATCCAGATCGCCCCATGAGGCGGGGCATCAGCATCTCTGGTTTAGAGCTGTGGGGTGCCTAGGAGAAGGAGGTCCAGGCCCACGGAGTACTTGGACAGGGTGTGGGactccctctgttcctccatccAAAGGACCTTGCTGTGAAAGCACAGGGTCCAGTCAAGGAACACTGCAGACTTGGTCCGCACCCCCAGCACGCGGGCTGTAGGCCCAGTCTTGCTCAGGGAGATGTAACTGCAGTCTGAATTCAATAATTCAACACATATGTACTGAGTGGCTCTTTTCTAAAACAGGTTCCCATATCATGGGAAATAGACAGGTGCCCCTGTGGGTTATGTGGCCTCTCGgcttgtagtaggaggctgcttgtttgttcccagcttctcagccccgaaataaccacacagaaaccatattatttgcaatactgtttggccagtagcttaagcggttttctggctaactcatatcttaaattaacccatatccattaatctgtgtatcgccacgaggctgtggcttaccagctaaagttccctggtctgtctctggcagggctacatggtgtctcctgactctgccttctttctcccagcattcagcctagctttccccgcctagttctgttctgccctgccataggctcaaagcagttctttattaatcaatggtattcacagcgtacagaggggaatcccatatcactggCTGACttgaaatgaaaagaagcaagtaCTGGGCAGTgagattttgcttcatttttgttgctgttttaagaTGGTTTTACTATGCTATGTGCTTCCTAATATTTTGATATCAAAGtgtattttggttgttttgtttttttaaactggaCGTGGTGGCATAAACCTGTAGTACtgaatttgggaggctgaggtaggccagcctgggctacatggtgagttccagaccaaaaATGAGATTCCCAtcttaacaaatgaaaaaactCAACAACAGAATATTCCATTTTAAACCAGGActgcaaccccagcacctgggaggtggttGTTGTGTGATCCAAATACAttgagggggagggggcagtgggaTGGCTGGGTCTGCCTAAGTGGTCGTGGTAGATAGTGGTCATGGCGGATAGTCAGgacagcaggagcctgaagcaccTGGCCACATTGTATCAGCAGCCAGGAGAATCCCTGCACCTGGCTGACCTTTGCCTTTATATACAATCCAGGATTCCAGCCCTGCAGTAGGTACGCCTCCTCAATTAGCTTTATCAAGGTATTCCCCTGAAGGCTGTCTCCCTAGTGACTCAGCAGGTTGATCATTGAGATTAACCCTCAAAGGTGCTTGTAGGATTCCAATCTGGAATCTTCTTATCTTTCTCACCTTTGTGCACCTGTGATTTCAATCAGATAACACTTATGACACAGGCTAGTGGactttgtactttcttttttcctccccacccccaccccagggagtGATAGCTCAAACCTTAATCCCAGGCAGAAgtacacagatctctgtgagttcaaggctagcctggtagGAGAGCtcacctctaaataaataagcatctGGCACATTGTATAAAAATGTACTGAACTGCTGTACTCTGTTCAAGGTCCACTCAGCACAGGGCATCCTGAGCGCAGCTGACCTGAGGGACAGGAGGTGAGATTTGTAAGGCAGGGCCTCTTTTTCCTCTACATGGGAATGCTGGACTCACCCTCGTACTCCTTTACAAGCCAGACTCCATAGCCCAAGCTAGCAGAGAACTCACTGTGTTGCAGAGGAAGTCCTTGAATATACTGATCTCCTGCCTCGCCTCCCAACTGCCGGGATTAAAGGGGTGGTCTCGGCACCTGGTCTATGGGATGTTGAGAACTGCTTAACTTCAGGGCTTTCTACTTGCTTGGCAAGAATTCAACAGCTGAGCTCAAACTGCTCTTAGGGTGGGCAAACCTTCCAACGAAAACCGTAGAATTTCGGGGCTCTGCTCATAATTGAGGCTCATCTGGGAGTGAGTGACAAGCTGTCCGTAAAAGGTTGTCAGCTCTTCTCCGGATCCCTGAAGGAAGGGCTGGTAGATCTTTCTCTGATGGCTGACTGTGGAGCCTCCGGCTGTAACAGTCTCTGGTTTTTCCCTGGACAGCGGCTGCCGAGGTCCTACCCCCAGGTCACCTTCCCGGAGGACGATGAAGAGATTGTACGCATCAATCCTAGAGAGAGGATCTGGATGACCAGCGGCTATGAGGATTACCGGCACGCGCCCGTGCGCAACAAATTCCTGGATACCGCGGAGGACGCGGACTCCTATGTGCGCTTTGCCAAGGGCGAGGTGTCCAAACACGACTACAATTACCCCTATGTGGACTCCACAGACTTTGGCTTCGGCGAGGATCCTAAAGGCCGTGGTAGCAGCGTTATCAAGACGCAGCCAGCCAGGGGCAAGTCCCGGCGGCGCAAGGAGGATGGAGAGCGCTCCCGCTGTGTGTATTGCAGGGACATGTTCAACCACGAGGAGAACCGGAGGGGCCACTGCCAGGATGCGCCCGATGCCGTGAGAACTTGTATCCGCCGCGTGAGCTGTATGTGGTGCGCTGACAGCATGCTCTACCACTGTATGTCGGACCCCGAGGGAGACTACACGGACCCTTGCTCGTGCGACACTAGCGACGAGAACTTTTGCCTCAGGTGGTTGGCATTAATCGCCTTGTCCTTCCTGGCCCCCTGTATGTGCTGTTACCTTCCCCTTCGGGCCTGTTACCACTGTGGAGTGATGTGCAGGTGCTGCGGCGGGAAGCACAAAGCCgctgtgtgactcagtttcctgcTTTCCCCCCCTACGGCCACAGCCACAGGGAACTTGTCTCTTGCATACCCcaccccacatcttctccccaGGCTTTCCTGGTCCCTAACAACATCATTCCAAACCTGGGGAATCTACCACTCCTGTGTCAGCCACATAACCCATTCGTTCGCTCGCAATGTTCTGAGAAGAGGAGCCTTCTGCATAGACGTGTATGTTATCAGCCTGTGATCGCGCCGTCTTATCCACGTGTTGATTTCCCGTCCTGCCTCCCCACCTCTTCCAGTTCTAAGGAACCTGCAGTAGAAACGTAGATTCGGAGGGGTTTAGAGTTGATTTTTTCCTCTGCGATCCGGTTTGCCTGTCGCTAACGAGCACAGGTTCGTCAGAGATGTGACCGAATGGTGAGCTACCGTTAAGTGTTGTAACCTGCAGTGTGTTGTAACTTCGGGAGGTGAGCAGAATAACTAAACAATAATAGGGCTTTAACTCCGAAAGCCAAATGCCCGCAGCTACTGCGGTTTCTGTCTTTTGGACCATCAGTGTCTTTCGACCATCGTCatcttctgcccctcccccacctgttgAATTCATTCACTCATGCAAAGCAGTTACCTTTAAAATGACTTGAGAATTGAGCCTTAACTTCAGATTAACTTGTGAGAATCAGGAAAAATTCCTCAAATTGCATTGCATCCTCTTAGACCAGGGTTAGAAAGGGGATTTTGGGTTTTTATGAGCCTGCCCAGTTTACCCCTAAAATAGAACTTTTTTTAGAATTATATTACCACTTCTAAAAACCTTAGCAATATTAGAATAACAcatcaatgaaataaattttcctCATTGTTTTTGCAAACCAAATTTATTCAAACACAAACCAGTGTTCTGCGATCAAGTTCCGGTTGAAAAACACTAGAAGTTGTGGTAGATAAAACTGTAGCCACTCCCCGCCCCCTGCAACTGTTTTATATTATTCAGGGGGAACTTTAAGTACCATAAAATTTGTGGTGCCTTGCGTTTTGTTTTAGGCTTAAcgttttggttttaatttgggGCTCGATTCATTTATACTTAGGAAAAAACAAGGCCATATGTAAAAACCCTTCCGATGCCTAagtgtcttcttttctcctccagctcctcaccCACACTTGCCGCTTAGGGTGCACAGATAAGGGTAGATCACCAACCGATTCTACCTGTCGCTGAGCCACATAAAAGGCTTATAATTTgctagaggaaggaaaggaacattttttaatatatatatatgttgcaAGGAATAGCCaaatcttgaagaaaaaagaaaagtgaaagtgGTTACCTATACCTAGCATAGTACAATCAGAACTTTGTGGGGACCATAAGGGACATGCTCATTGCCGCTGACTGTTCTTCCCGCCAAGATCTTTCCGTGGTAATCACCAGCGGAAGGCAGGCCCGGTCCCTTctacttcttccctctccctttacTGCACACAGGATATCAGTCTTCAAGGAAAAAGACTTTTTTCCAGTGTGTTGGTCATACTGGGAAAACGCTAGCCACTCTTACCGTTGCGGCAGTGTGTTCTTCCGCTGGCCTTGACAGCCTGTCTTGTTTCTGTAGATGACGGATTGTCAGCTCATTGGCGTGCTTCTGAGTCAGTTGGTAGATGTTTTCCTTTGCTGGGATGACTGGTTGGGACTATCTGTTGTACAGAAGGTGCAGAGAGCTACCATCATTGTCGATGGAGGGGTCTCCAGGCCAGGAGACCTAGACTGCCTCCAACCAGCCTCCAGTGCTGTGGAGAAACTGCCTGTCCTCGGCCTTTTCTCCAAGGCACCTATCTGCAAAGCACAACACTAATCTCTTTCCTCAGACCTCAATTCAAGTGCCCCTATTTATTTCACTAAGAGCCCAGATCCCAGTTGCTTCACGTTGGTTGCCCTTggcattcttccttctttctctcccccacccccttgctcaTTTCCACCCTTCTTGAGAGTTACGCTAGCAGATCTTACTCCATGCACCGTTTTTTGGTTTGTGAAGGCAGCGGTTAAGGGCACAAAGACAGCTGTGGGGACGCCGATGTAAATATGTTCAATTGCCACACTGCAGCTGAACGGTGTGGAGTGTTTTCCCAGTCAGCTTTGCCATGCTGGTGTCAATCGTTTGAGAGAAattattcagatttttatttttatatctgtggTAACAAAACTTAGCCAAAAGGTTTCCTGTTCAGAAGTTTCCCTgactccccccttcccccccccacccaagCTATTTGCTCTCATTAACAAATTAAAGTGCCTGAAGCCTAATTCATTCACCTGTATACTAAAACCCCTgttgtattgatttttataagCCTTTTTACCTctgtaaaaatatacatacatatatatatatatatatacaagtgtATGATGTACATTTTAGTTCTTAACTTTTTTATGGTTTCTAATATGTATGACCAATGTAGCCATTGCTTTCAAATGTACCatgtaaatataaacacatcCTATGAGACCGTTCGCTGTGGGTATTTGTCTGACTGGAGTCCTCGCGCGGGATGGGCTGAGGTTTCTTTGGCAGCACACGAGGATGTGGATCTGTttgtccttcctgcctctggttGTGTGTCCCCTCCATCCACAGgactccccccttccctcccctcctgtctTCCCTACAAGTACTCCTCAGAGAGAGGGCTGTACTTTCTCAGAGCTGTTTCCTACACATCCTTGCTAAAGCCCCAACGGAGGGCGTGGGGTCAGGAGACAGTTCTCCGAAGTCTTGGTTCCAAGTCTGCTCTTGGCCCACTTTCCAAATGGATCTCTTGGATGCCACAGAGCTACAGTGGCAGTCCCCAGGAGAATATAAAATAGATGTTTGAGGGTTGTAAAGAAAATGACTTCTCCATAGAACGGTAAAGAAGTGTGCAGACTTCCCATCCTTGTTCTGATGTTCCCCAGAAGTGGGGGGCACTTTTCTAAGCCCCTGGCAGAGGTCAAATACAAGATGGATGCTAAAGCTTAGGTAATGGGGGACTCTGTGCCCCCTCCCCGAGAGCTGGTGTGGGAGGGGACATCGTAAGACCTCACTTGACCTTCACCATCCTGGCGTTTTACAGATGAGACACCAAAGCAAAGAATGGAAGCTAAGGTGACCCACAGTCAGAAGGCAGGGCCTGGTCAGGCTGTCTAGTGACAAACCCCAAGTTCTTAAAGGGCCTTGTCCCAAGCTTCTGGGTCCATCCCTGCTTCAAAAGTGAGCCGGGACTAACTAGGCCACCGTTCAAATTGCCTcaggaagctgggcggtggtggcgcacgcctttaatcccagcactcgggaggcagagacaggcggatctctgtgagttcgagaccagcctggtctaNNNNNNNNNNNNNNNNNNNNNNNNNNNNNNNNNNNNNNNNNNNNNNNNNNNNNNNNNNNNNNNNNNNNNNNNNNNNNNNNNNNNNNNNNNNNNNNNNNNNaaaaaaaaaaaaaattgcctcaGGAATGGCACACGGACCAGGTACCAGGGACTAGACTGGCTATGAGTCTCATTTTTAGTCTCTGTAAAATGAAGCATTCATGCTTAAGTCACATGAAGAAGGCCTATGCAGAAAAGATGCTGCTTGTTCATTCTCCCATCACTAGCCAGTGGTCCTCAGTGGTCCTCAGGCAGATAACTACCCTTCTCGGTTTCCTCTGGCAGAAATATCACAGGACCCCAACTCTCCTACAAACTCTTCCTTTTCCACTTGCTAAGGGGGATGAAACCCTACCAGAAGTAGGGTTCTAATCTACAGAGCTGCTCTGTCAAGGAAGTTAAGCCGCAAGTCTTATACCACAAAACACACCACCTTAatattttttgaagttttatatttatgcttgaagggattttttgttgttgttgttgtttggttttgtttttgaatttatatattgGTATAAATGTATGCACgtgtccctggaggccagaagagggtatcggatCCCCGGAGccagagttacaagtggttgcAAGCCATCCAGTGTGGGTGCTAACCAACactggtgctgggagctgaacttcaGCCAGCCTCTGAGCCACCTTTGTAACCCAGCATCTTTTCTGCGCCCCCCCACATCTGTTGCATTTATTCAGTGATGCAAAAACatttacctttaaaatgattgAGAATTATTGAACCTTAACTTGAGACAAAGGGTTGAGGCAAAgatcatgaaaacaaacaacaaaaaccactcgggttaagagtgcttgctgcttttgcagaaaacccagcttcagttcccagcacccaaccaCATGACCACTCACTCTTctcttgaagaaacaaacaaaaaagcctgaGACAGgggaattgctttgagttcaatgtcagcctgggtatatagtgagttccagccaacCTGAGCTAAAGTATTCAAAGGCCATCTTTCCAGGAAGCcagaaaggggggaggaggggtgcAGGCTAGCAGGGCCTTCTCACAGGTGGAGTTTGTGATTAGAGACACATCTGATCCTAATCAGCTCGTCCCAAGATGCTTTGCACCCCTGCAAACCTGGAACAGATCACCGTTCCTTGGGTTATTCTCTCTGCTTCGTTTCCCCTTTCTGCTCGGTCCATTCCACGTGGACAGGCTGGAGGAGTGGCCTGCtgtccaaagaaaacaaattcgCCTGGTTGTGGAAAGGGTCAGGTGAGGAGAGGCAGTACCCATATGAAGTCTGGCCTTGACAACTGGTACAGTAACCCCTGCGCTGGAAGGTGGTTCCGTAATGTGAGCCACAGGAGGCAAATTACTTCCTTGGTTCCTTGTTCGTTCTGGGCCTTGAGGAAAGATCATCCACTGGAGAAGGTGCCCTGTCAAGGCACAGGAGGCTGCAGCATGGGGCGGACATTTTGTTAGTCTAGCGGCGACTTACTCCGTATTTCTTCTTCTAACGGCAATTCTCCCTTTATTTGCACTTCCTCGCTGACGCTTCCAAATAGCTGAACAGCCAGCTGCTGCCCACAGATGTATACAGCTGCTGCCAGCAGAGGTAACAGGGCTGGCTGGATTCTGGACAGCCAGAATGTGCAACATGGAAGAAGCCAGTGGCCCCTGTCTGAGCCGTTCTGTGGAGAGAGCTGGTCCCAGCTCAAAAGGTACTTGCCCAACGTCAGGGCACGGTGTCTTCAGGGCACTGCCTGCCTGAACATTTCTGTGGACTCTGGGGTCCTCCCTGATGCTCTTCTGCCAGTGAGGTCACAACTGCTTCCCCCTGAATCATGGAAATTCATCCTGAAAATTAGATTGCTTCCAAAGAGAAGAGCACGGGCTATGGAGCCCTGTGTAAGGGACCTGCAGCCCAGTTGGTTTTTGTCGTGGAATGCAAGCAGTCTCATAAATGGATACCAGAGCTTGTAGAGTCTCCCTTGGCTACAGTCATTTTTACTGCAGGCCTTCTGGGCTCTGAAGGTGGAATGAGATGGTTATCGGTCCCacactgggtgggtgggtgggtgggtgggtgggtgaccTTTGTTTTCCTGGTGGTAGTTCTggaggtcaaacccagggccttctacATTCTGGGCTCCTACAGCTCCAACCCAGCCCGCGTATGTTTAGGCAAAGCCAGATTCTTGAAATGAAGACTGCCACATAGTCTGGCCtcagcttgctctccatggcttctcaatCCTGCATCTTCCATGTCTTGCAAACCAATACCAATGGATGACACTGCCAAACTTTGCAGCCAACTTAAAATGGAGCACCCctgtacccccacccccagaccacAGCTTTTGTGTGCCAACACTGGGGAAACGCCTTCCCAGGCAACTGCTCTTGAGGCTCAAAGAACCTCTTCagcttattctttctgcctttcagaGGACTGGGATATCCACAGGATGGAACCTCCAGAGGGTGTGGTTTGCCTTCAAGACACCCCTCCTATGGCCCCAGTGTAGACTGTCAGGTTGCCCTGCAGTGGTGCTAATCTAGTTAATGGTTGGGTTGTCTTTAACCCTGCTCCAGGAACAATGAATGCTTTATTCCTGAGTGTAGATGTCATGAGTGATTTCTAAAGTGTTTTCTTCTCCTCAGTTCTCTGATCCAGAGTTATAGGAACTAATGAAAGGGAGGGCCAAGTGCAGGCAAGCTTCAGTGGTTAGGGGCTTAGCTCGGGCAGAGCTTGGCTGGTCTGCATGAGGAACTGGGTACGTTCCCTCGCACAAAACAGAGCGGTGACAGCTCATACTATTCATACGTGCCAGACACGGTgagcccgcctttaatcccaacactcgggaggcagaagcaagtagatttctgtgagtttgaggccagcctggtctacagatcaagttccaggacagcctgggctgttataCCCTGtcttgtgggggggagggggggttcttaattttaaaaaaaattagtaaagtGAATCTAATAAGTTAGATGCTCAAACATATCTGAGTTTTGAAAAATATGCTTGCCAGCTGCCCAGTAGATTTTCCTGGTGAGAATCGGTCAATGAGCATTCTCCTGGCCTTCTGCTCATGACCTCATCTTTGGTTACAGAGTTGCTGTCACTTTGCATATTCGCCCAAGGCTTCCTGGGTAGTGGACAGGAGTGGGGCAAGGGGAGGGTCAGGTGAACAACAGGAAAAACTAAGGTTTTACTAGGGCATGATGGTGTCTCTGCAGATGTAGGGTAATCCTTGCTGTGATCTCTTTGTTCCGGGGCAGAggctgaaggatcagaagttcaaggtcattggaACTGAGCCTGGGCTAGATGACAGCCTagaataaaaaaaaggggggggggcaggggtatagctcagtggtagatgaACCTTTGTGTGATTTCACTCCCCAGCACCACTAGGATGAGGGGTAgcgggcgtgtgtgtgtgtgtgtgtgtgtgcgtgtgtgttataAATAGCTGTGTCATTCATTGTACTGTTTTATGCCAAGTGGCCAAAGTATGCATCTATATTTACATGTGTGCCAAAGATCAGAGGACACAAATCTAATGCGACAAAATAATGTTCTCAGAGTCTCCTGTACAACTAACTGTCACTTGTGAGTCTTAGGATAGTACCAAAGAACTAGCCACAAGACTTCAGGTTATTAAAATCCTCTTACTAGCCAGACTTAgcggcacacacttttaatcccaacacccaaaAGGCAGCGGCAGGTAAATCTCTATGAATCCAGTCTAGAagtgaaactctgtctaaaaagaaattaaaacacacacacacatacacacacacacatccccttATTTTTCCCATAACAGATCAGTCTAAGGTCAGATTTTCTCCATATAAGCCATCAAAATAACCccgcaggggctggagagatgctcatcAGCTAAGAACACTTCCtgcttgcagaggatccagattgGGCTCCTGGCACTTCCTGGTGGTTCACAGtgagctccagttctagggtatcggctgccctcttctggtcttcactaGCATTGCATGAACATGGGtgtccatacatacacacttggggacacacataaaaaagatattttaaaaaaaaaacacaacagattGAATTCATAAGCAGTTATGAGAATCCAGCTGTCTTCCATGTTAAAagatttgcaaaataaaaatcttttcatagctgggcgtggtggcacataccttaatcccatctctcaggaggcagaagcaggtggatctctgaggctggccttgaactcataaagatctgcctgcttctgcctcttgagtattgagattaaagcctgcaccaccaaggccagctgttaattttttttttgaaagatttcttttttattattgttggcTTGGGTTTTGGAAGTTTAGGGCAGTTCTCTTGCTTGGGAGTTTtaaggggtttttttgtttggttggttttgttttcatttcttaatcttttttgagacagtctcactatgcagccttggccGGTCTGgtgctcactatgtagaccatgacCAGccagttttaatttctaatataGTTGTATTAATAGGTATAGCCagggaaagctgggcatggtggtcccACCtctctggagggagaggcagatgggtcttctggtttttttttttgttgttgttgttgttgttttggttttttttttttttttttttttttttttttttttttNNNNNNNNNNNNNNNNNNNNNNNNNNNNNNNNNNNNNNNNNNNNNNNNNNNNNNNNNNNNNNNNNNNNNNNNNNNNNNNNNNNNNNNNNNNNNNNNNNNNgaactagctcttgtagaccaggctggcctcaaactcacagagatccgcctgcctctgcctcccaagagctgggagtaaaggcatgcgccaccaccgcccttctCCTGGTTTTCTAAatgcagagttccaggccagacagggctccatagtgagactttgtctaagagaaatgaaacaaaaacagaattgtaAGGGactttggggctggagtgatTGCCCAGCAGTAGAGAATGCTAGCTGctctccagaggatccaggtttaagTCCCAGTACTCTCATGGTGGCTCTCCCtgggctgtaactccagttccaggggatctgatgccctcttctggatccCTTGGGCAATGCGTGCATGTGGTGTCtta
This genomic window contains:
- the Spred2 gene encoding sprouty-related, EVH1 domain-containing protein 2, encoding MTEETHPDDDSYIVRVKAVVMTRDDSSGGWFPQEGGGISRVGVCKVMHPEGNGRSGFLIHGERQKDKLVVLECYVRKDLVYTKANPTFHHWKVDNRKFGLTFQSPADARAFDRGVRKAIEDLIEGSTTSSSTIHNEAELGDDDVFTTATDSSSNSSQKREQHTRTVSSPTSCEHRRIYTLDPYPVDHYHPDQRLPRSYPQVTFPEDDEEIVRINPRERIWMTSGYEDYRHAPVRNKFLDTAEDADSYVRFAKGEVSKHDYNYPYVDSTDFGFGEDPKGRGSSVIKTQPARGKSRRRKEDGERSRCVYCRDMFNHEENRRGHCQDAPDAVRTCIRRVSCMWCADSMLYHCMSDPEGDYTDPCSCDTSDENFCLRWLALIALSFLAPCMCCYLPLRACYHCGVMCRCCGGKHKAAV